In one window of Astyanax mexicanus isolate ESR-SI-001 chromosome 18, AstMex3_surface, whole genome shotgun sequence DNA:
- the LOC103021948 gene encoding dehydrogenase/reductase SDR family member 11, with amino-acid sequence MERWKGRVALVSGASVGIGAAVVKELVQHGMKVVGCARSVDKIEKLAAECARSGFSGTLIPYKCDLTVEEEIINMFSAIKSSHQGVDVLINNAGLALPEPLLTGRTSSWRTMIDVNVIALSVCTREAYQSMKERNVDDGHIININSTSGHQVVHLADMHFYCSTKYAVTALTEGLRQELRDAKSHIRATCISPGLVETEFVNRLYSENPEKAAATYRYKECLQAGDVASAVVYALSSPPHVQIGDIQMRSVEQLFF; translated from the exons ATGGAGCGCTGGAAGGGCAGGGTAGCTCTGGTCTCTGGAGCCTCGGTGGGGATCGGAGCTGCTGTAGTGAAGGAGCTCGTTCAGCACGGTATGAAGGTGGTGGGCTGCGCCAGGAGCGTGGACAAGATAGAG aaACTGGCAGCAGAATGCGCTCGATCCGGATTCAGCGGAACTCTGATTCCATACAAGTGTGATCTAACTGTGGAGGAGGAGATTATAAACATGTTctctgcaatcaaatcctcacaccaGGGCGTCGATGTGTTAATCAATAATGCTGGATTAGCTCTACCAGAACCTTTACTGACTGGAAGAACCAGCAGCTGGAGAACCATGATTGAT GTGAATGTAATAGCTCTGTCAGTCTGCACTCGTGAAGCGTATCAGTCCATGAAAGAGAGAAATGTGGATGATGGACACATTATTAACATAAACAg CACGAGTGGACACCAGGTGGTGCACTTAGCCGACATGCACTTCTACTGTTCCACCAAGTACGCTGTGACCGCTCTCACTGAGGGCCTCCGACAGGAACTGAGGGACGCCAAGAGCCACATACGAGCTACA tgtatTTCTCCTGGTCTAGTGGAAACAGAATTTGTTAACCGGCTCTACAGTGAAAACCCAGAGAAAGCTGCAGCTACATACAGATATAAAGAG TGTCTTCAGGCTGGTGATGTTGCCAGTGCTGTGGTTTATGCTCTGAGTTCTCCTCCACATGTTCAG aTTGGAGATATACAGATGAGGTCTGTGGaacagttgtttttttaa
- the proca1 gene encoding uncharacterized protein proca1, with amino-acid sequence MWSVFFLFLSYLDGELVKGDLLGQPLDADKESKVVFHALNHALCVKTLSAGQYSLQQVSDGVQVVQSVRDPAGRLIRCSVSANETQVSAFMRSCRLGLTEQITGTSGTTDTELKLTGLAEAKANCEQLQPKDATVVPAHAQNREESQVPGAGGAQKLRRSKRGFTYPGTLWCGAGNIAENYDQLGEFAETDKCCRTHDHCPHVIHAFSSNYGYTNFKWHSLSHCDCDNALKKCLRVVNDTSSRVVGQAFFNVIEVPCFEFAFEEQCVERHWYGVCKRYDQVPVAVIRESIPYDFGGIEVIDVLTLAPPKKNPTELDEDDEDKKAKEQSSESTTQSSFTGSKSKSSSPEEPSLTNVVTAAEDFIKVLATVSTSQSSSADNGKGEAQASEKKRKKNAGKKKKDSKKRRGKGKGKKRKQNADKVAKAEEVVVGSPSANRSEEVINKNHFVEDPGHFDRVSSSNNNGNGNFMAGEFDSGLDKEHSNKMMRDEHQRMPESEESEDDMSATPENNKKQKEEEEEMLKTQKQIKKTESVQVSPTVKPKSSRLRQRAERKRHRHLTPTSIPLETALDNRMGEDNTLLSATESTSLAGQTTRSPISPAGEEAPHSLEYQSEKGSAFIATTQNTPIVATKRLRSRQKGGRKRSRKLSTPSPSPEKFLTL; translated from the exons ATGTGGTCAGTCtttttcctgttcctgtcttaTTTGGACGGAGAGCTCGTGAAAGGTGATCTCCTGGGCCAGCCTTTAGATGCGGACAAGGAGAGCAAGGTGGTCTTCCATGCGCTCAACCACGCGCTCTGCGTAAAGACCCTCAGCGCCGGCCAGTACAGCCTCCAGCAGGTTTCTGATGGGGTTCAGGTGGTCCAGTCCGTGCGCGACCCTGCCGGCCGGCTGATCCGCTGCTCCGTAAGCGCGAACGAGACTCAGGTCAGTGCCTTCATGCGCTCCTGTAGACTTGGGCTCACAGAGCAGATCACCGGGACCAGCGGAACTACCGACACCGAGCTGAAGTTAACCGGCTTAGCCGAAGCCAAGGCGAACTGCGAGCAGCTGCAACCAAAGGATGCAACAGTGGTGCCGGCGCATGCGCAGAACCGGGAGGAGAGTCAGGTCCCTGGCGCTGGTGGAGCGCAGAAGCTGCGGAGATCCAAGCGGGGCTTCACATATCCCGGGACTCTGTGGTGCGGCGCGGGGAACATCGCTGAAAACTATGATCAGCTCG GGGAGTTTGCAGAAACTGATAAGTGCTGCCGTACTCACGACCACTGCCCACACGTCATCCATGCCTTCTCCTCCAACTACGGCTATACCAACTTTAAGTGGCATTCACTTTCACACTGCGACTGTGACAATGC GTTGAAGAAGTGTCTGAGGGTGGTTAATGACACTTCATCACGGGTGGTGGGCCAAGCTTTCTTTAATGTGATTGAAGTTCCCTGTTTTGAATTCGCCTTCGAGGAGCAGTGTGTTGAGCGCCACTGGTATGGAGT GTGTAAGAGATATGACCAAGTGCCGGTTGCAGTGATCAGGGAATCAATACCCTATGACTTTGGGGGAATAGAGGTTATTGACGTGTTGACCCTGGCTCCTCCTAAGAAGAATCCCACAGAGCTGGATGAAGATGATGAGGACAAGAAAGCAAAAGAGCAAAGCTCTGAGAGCACAACGCAGTCAAGCTTCACGGGATCCAAATCCAAAAGCAGTTCCCCAGAAGAGCCCTCCCTCACAAATGTGGTCACGGCTGCTGAAGACTTCATCAAAGTGCTCGCCACTGTGTCCACCTCCCAGAGCTCGTCTGCAGACAATGGCAAAGGGGAGGCACAAGCCTCAGAGAAGAAGCGGAAGAAAAATGCTGGCAAAAAGAAGAAGGATTCCAAGAAGAGAAGAGGGAagggaaaaggaaaaaagagaaagcagaATGCAGATAAGGTTGCAAAGGCTGAGGAGGTAGTTGTGGGCAGTCCTTCTGCTAACAGGTCAGAGGAGGTCATCAACAAGAATCATTTTGTGGAAGATCCTGGTCATTTTGATAGGGTGAGCAGCAGTAACAATAATGGTAATGGTAATTTCATGGCTGGTGAGTTTGATTCTGGGTTAGATAAAGAGCATTCCAACAAGATGATGAGGGATGAGCATCAGAGGATGCCTGAGTCTGAGGAGAGTGAGGATGATATGTCTGCAACaccagaaaataataaaaagcaaaaagaagaagaagaagagatgcttaaaacccaaaaacaaaTCAAGAAAACAGAATCTGTACAGGTTTCACCCACAGTTAAACCCAAAAGCTCTAGGCTAAGACAAAGAGCGGAAAGAAAAAGGCATAGACATCTAACTCCAACTTCCATCCCTTTAGAAACCGCCCTGGACAATAGAATGGGAGAAGATAACACTCTACTGAGTGCCACTGAAAGCACCAGCCTAGCAGGTCAGACAACCCGCAGTCCCATCAGTCCAGCAGGGGAGGAGGCGCCACATAGCTTAGAGTACCAAAGTGAAAAGGGATCCGCATTTATTGCCACCACACAGAATACACCCATTGTTGCAACCAAAAGGCTGAGGTCAAGACAAAAAGGGGGGAGGAAGAGAAGCAGGAAACTCAGTACTCCTTCCCCATCGCCAGAGAAGTTCCTCACGCTTTAG